Proteins encoded by one window of Paenibacillus urinalis:
- a CDS encoding chromate transporter — MIKEEITIRNKGAVLWEVFTTALKLGLTSFGGPVAHLGYFHNEYVTRRKWIDERTYADLVALSHFLPGPASSQVGMGVGMMRAGLLGGIIAWLGFTLPSVIALFIAASLLQQAGIVEIGWMHGLKIVAVAIVAHAVWNMGKSLAPDRSRMTIAVLACVLVVIWPSAITQVLLIIAAGLAGIYLYRGAQEKSISSVENAPIGKGFGISCLVLFFLLLIGLPLLSEMTGSSWIAYFDSFYRAGALVFGGGHVVLPMLERELVPQGLIDADSFLAGYGLTQAVPGPLFTFASYLGTVIEGAIGAVVFTLAIFLPGALLIMGAIPFWQQLRGKSGIQGALKGVNAAVVGLLLAAFYDPVFTSAVRGPYDFVLALVLFVMLVWWKLPPWIIVLLGLFSGMALLPSV, encoded by the coding sequence ATGATCAAGGAGGAGATCACGATACGAAACAAAGGGGCTGTGCTGTGGGAGGTCTTTACAACAGCACTGAAGCTTGGACTTACCTCATTTGGAGGGCCGGTTGCTCATCTCGGTTACTTCCACAATGAATATGTAACGAGACGAAAATGGATTGATGAACGTACTTATGCAGATCTGGTTGCGTTAAGTCACTTCCTGCCGGGTCCGGCAAGCAGTCAGGTCGGAATGGGTGTAGGTATGATGAGGGCGGGCTTACTTGGAGGAATCATCGCCTGGCTCGGTTTTACGCTGCCTTCTGTCATCGCCTTGTTTATTGCGGCTTCCTTATTGCAGCAGGCTGGCATCGTCGAGATCGGCTGGATGCATGGACTCAAGATTGTTGCTGTCGCGATTGTGGCACATGCCGTATGGAATATGGGGAAAAGCCTTGCACCCGATCGGAGTAGAATGACTATTGCCGTGCTTGCCTGTGTCCTGGTGGTAATATGGCCTTCCGCTATCACACAGGTTCTGCTCATTATTGCTGCAGGACTGGCAGGCATCTACTTGTATCGGGGGGCACAGGAGAAGAGCATCTCATCAGTGGAGAACGCTCCGATTGGAAAAGGCTTCGGTATCTCCTGTCTTGTACTATTCTTTCTACTCCTCATTGGATTGCCACTGCTCAGTGAAATGACGGGCTCATCCTGGATCGCTTATTTCGACAGCTTCTACCGGGCAGGAGCTCTTGTATTCGGCGGAGGGCATGTCGTCCTTCCGATGCTGGAGAGGGAGCTGGTTCCGCAAGGACTGATTGATGCTGATTCCTTCTTAGCAGGGTATGGCCTAACTCAGGCAGTTCCGGGTCCGCTGTTCACGTTTGCATCCTATCTGGGAACGGTCATTGAAGGAGCGATCGGAGCTGTGGTGTTCACCTTAGCCATATTTCTTCCGGGTGCCCTGCTGATCATGGGAGCGATTCCTTTTTGGCAGCAGCTTAGAGGAAAAAGTGGAATACAAGGTGCGCTAAAAGGCGTGAATGCCGCCGTTGTCGGACTATTGCTTGCCGCCTTTTATGATCCGGTATTCACCTCAGCTGTCCGTGGTCCTTATGATTTCGTGCTTGCGCTCGTCCTGTTTGTTATGCTGGTCTGGTGGAAGCTGCCGCCATGGATCATCGTGCTGCTCGGTTTATTTAGTGGAATGGCTTTGCTTCCATCGGTATAA
- a CDS encoding metallophosphoesterase yields the protein MVINSLLFIVVFAGINTYIGWNIYLFLTQYFEEVSLIWLGLVITIIALGYGIGRIKWLGHAGRFIKVLGSFYFALLEFFIIVLPIADLAGWISHMAGVESAVYIPVIGWLVAGLLVLFLVAGSYNAWSPIVRQHEISVRKKSPEGQSETYRIAVASDIHLGNIVGNRHLGRLVSIMNEMKPDLILLAGDVLDDSIEPFLRNKMSEGMKKLKAQHGVYAVLGNHEYYGGHIDQYVEEMGLLGIQVLQDETVTTAGGALQIAGRKDLTAEKTDPKRRLPVAELLAPLDHEQPIILLDHQPYAFEKAAEAGADLLLCGHTHRGQFAPNHWITKRLFELDWGYMLKDKMHVIVSSGFGSWGPPIRIASRSEVIQIELKLEG from the coding sequence ATGGTTATCAATAGTTTGCTGTTCATTGTTGTATTTGCAGGCATCAATACGTATATCGGCTGGAATATTTATCTGTTCCTTACGCAGTATTTTGAGGAAGTTTCACTAATATGGCTGGGTCTGGTCATTACGATTATTGCACTTGGCTACGGGATCGGGCGCATCAAATGGCTTGGACATGCAGGGCGGTTCATCAAAGTGCTGGGTTCATTTTATTTCGCGCTGCTGGAATTCTTCATCATCGTGCTTCCGATCGCGGACCTTGCCGGCTGGATCAGCCATATGGCAGGCGTAGAATCGGCAGTATATATCCCCGTTATCGGCTGGTTAGTTGCAGGACTGCTCGTTCTGTTCCTTGTGGCAGGGTCCTATAACGCTTGGAGTCCTATTGTCAGGCAGCATGAGATTTCGGTCCGCAAAAAGAGTCCGGAAGGGCAGTCTGAGACATACCGCATTGCTGTCGCTTCGGATATCCATTTGGGCAACATCGTCGGAAACCGTCATCTCGGCAGACTCGTATCCATTATGAATGAAATGAAGCCGGATCTTATCCTGCTTGCCGGAGATGTGCTCGACGATTCAATTGAGCCTTTTCTCAGGAACAAGATGTCAGAAGGGATGAAGAAGCTGAAGGCGCAGCATGGAGTGTATGCTGTTCTCGGCAATCATGAGTATTATGGCGGACACATTGATCAGTATGTAGAGGAAATGGGGCTGCTCGGCATTCAGGTGCTGCAGGATGAGACGGTGACGACAGCGGGAGGGGCCCTCCAGATTGCCGGGAGGAAGGATCTTACTGCAGAGAAGACAGATCCGAAGAGACGTCTTCCTGTAGCCGAGCTGCTTGCGCCGCTGGATCATGAACAGCCGATTATACTGCTGGATCATCAGCCGTATGCCTTCGAGAAGGCTGCTGAAGCGGGAGCTGATCTACTGCTGTGCGGACACACCCACCGAGGACAATTTGCGCCCAACCACTGGATTACGAAGCGATTGTTCGAGCTGGACTGGGGTTATATGCTGAAGGATAAGATGCATGTGATTGTGTCGTCCGGCTTCGGTTCTTGGGGACCGCCCATTCGAATTGCCAGCCGTTCCGAAGTCATTCAGATTGAGCTGAAGTTAGAAGGTTAA
- a CDS encoding Lrp/AsnC family transcriptional regulator — MTEEEHQRVMYSGLDDLDRGIVGFLQENARIPFTQIAKELNVTEKTVRHRVQQMQDEGVLSLVGIVNPVKAGIRTETLIFIAVEDQMMEEVTEALHDMPEVRLMLLITGEYQLMLQVFTKDTDEFSEFLMKKLNKVKGITRTNVIMELKVLKSKLKFVR, encoded by the coding sequence GTGACTGAAGAAGAACATCAGCGGGTAATGTACTCCGGTCTTGATGATCTGGATCGCGGTATTGTTGGATTTTTGCAAGAGAATGCCCGTATACCCTTTACCCAAATCGCCAAAGAGTTAAACGTTACAGAGAAGACGGTTCGGCATCGGGTCCAGCAGATGCAGGATGAAGGTGTCCTGAGCTTAGTAGGGATCGTCAATCCGGTAAAAGCCGGTATTCGAACCGAAACGCTGATCTTTATCGCTGTAGAGGATCAAATGATGGAGGAAGTCACCGAAGCACTTCACGATATGCCTGAAGTCAGGCTGATGCTTCTGATAACCGGTGAATATCAGCTGATGCTTCAAGTGTTTACGAAGGACACCGATGAATTCTCCGAATTTTTAATGAAAAAGCTGAATAAAGTCAAAGGCATTACTCGTACCAATGTCATCATGGAGCTCAAGGTTCTCAAATCAAAGTTGAAGTTTGTCCGCTAG
- a CDS encoding ABC transporter substrate-binding protein: protein MFTKKMNKLLSSAVLSSLLVLTACGGGGGETATDAGGAASSTTGQKVLNIGLKADPPSLDPMSSSSLYDRQVQNSIYDKLFDVNADGEVVPMLVSEYTVSEDGLTYTLTLHDGITFQDGSEFNAEAVKFNLERYKQEGSKRVSELNPIDTVEATDELTVVITLKEPFAPFLSVLSDRSGMMVSPAAVEKHGDNYVKNPVGTGPYAFVEQVSGDHVTLKKNENYWKNEVKIDEVNYKVFTNTSAAVQNLRSGVVDIIDEIPVKEIPTVESDPNLTVVAQANMGFQGIHLNNTVGDLQNKYLRQAVDLALDREAIVKVLFDGYGAPAHTPFAPGSLAYNEEQDKSPAVDAAKVQELLEKGGKPDGFSFKMQISTTTENEQFGAVIQNMLKSHKINVELEKVEYGTMLENGDSGNFEAMQLGWSGRIDPDQNVYDFLVTGMPNNQGRISEPELDEVLIAARAEQDTAKRAELYQQAMDIVHENGSYVYIYHNYDKFGVSNKVQGFTYIPDGIIRTANLDIQ, encoded by the coding sequence ATGTTTACGAAAAAAATGAACAAACTCTTGTCATCCGCAGTGCTGAGCAGCTTGCTTGTGTTAACCGCATGCGGCGGTGGCGGCGGAGAGACAGCAACAGATGCAGGTGGTGCCGCAAGCTCTACGACAGGACAAAAGGTGCTGAACATTGGTCTGAAGGCGGACCCACCAAGTCTTGATCCGATGTCATCCTCTTCCCTCTATGATCGTCAAGTACAGAACAGTATTTATGACAAGCTGTTTGATGTAAATGCGGACGGCGAAGTGGTACCGATGCTCGTATCGGAATATACCGTTTCAGAAGATGGTCTTACGTATACTTTAACGCTTCATGACGGTATCACTTTCCAGGATGGAAGCGAGTTTAATGCAGAGGCGGTTAAATTCAACCTTGAGCGCTATAAGCAGGAAGGCTCGAAGCGAGTTAGTGAGCTGAATCCGATTGACACAGTGGAAGCAACGGATGAGTTAACGGTCGTGATTACACTTAAGGAGCCATTTGCTCCATTCCTGTCCGTTCTATCCGATCGTTCCGGTATGATGGTATCTCCGGCAGCGGTTGAGAAGCATGGCGATAATTATGTGAAGAATCCGGTAGGAACAGGTCCATATGCCTTCGTTGAGCAGGTCAGCGGTGACCACGTGACTTTGAAGAAGAACGAGAACTATTGGAAGAATGAAGTGAAGATCGACGAAGTGAACTACAAAGTGTTCACGAACACGAGTGCGGCGGTACAGAACCTTCGCTCCGGCGTTGTCGATATTATTGATGAGATTCCGGTAAAAGAAATTCCAACCGTGGAAAGTGACCCGAACTTGACGGTCGTTGCCCAAGCAAACATGGGCTTCCAGGGGATTCATTTGAATAACACGGTAGGCGATCTGCAGAACAAATACCTGCGTCAAGCTGTTGATCTGGCTCTTGATCGTGAAGCGATCGTCAAAGTATTGTTCGACGGATACGGTGCACCGGCACATACACCATTTGCACCAGGCAGCCTTGCTTACAACGAAGAGCAGGACAAGTCTCCGGCAGTCGATGCAGCCAAAGTTCAAGAACTCCTTGAAAAGGGCGGCAAGCCAGACGGATTCAGCTTCAAAATGCAAATTTCTACAACGACAGAGAATGAGCAGTTTGGTGCCGTCATCCAGAACATGCTGAAGTCACACAAGATCAACGTTGAGCTTGAGAAAGTCGAGTACGGTACGATGCTGGAGAACGGCGACAGCGGGAACTTCGAAGCGATGCAACTAGGCTGGTCTGGCCGGATCGATCCGGATCAGAACGTGTATGACTTCCTCGTAACGGGCATGCCGAACAACCAAGGGCGTATTTCCGAGCCTGAGCTTGATGAAGTATTGATTGCCGCACGTGCGGAGCAGGACACAGCGAAGCGTGCAGAGCTGTACCAGCAGGCGATGGATATCGTTCATGAGAACGGAAGCTATGTCTACATCTATCATAACTACGATAAATTCGGTGTATCGAACAAAGTACAGGGCTTTACCTACATTCCTGACGGCATCATCCGTACAGCGAACCTCGATATTCAATAA
- a CDS encoding ABC transporter permease, with translation MMFVLKRILLAIPILFLVSIMTFSLIHLIPGDPARVILGQEATPEALASLRAELGLDKPIVQQYFTWLGNVLQGDLGTSITDHVPVSELIAQRLPATIQLTIGSFIVALLIAVPAGILAAVKRNTWIDYLSSFGALGGMSIPSFWLAMMLIIYFTVENNWLPSSGYVPFSVDWKANLLALILPCIATGLRESAELMRMLRSSLVEVVNMDFVRTAKAKGLNEWATIFKHVLRNALIPVVTSSGILIAGLIGGLVITESIFSIPGFGRLIVESVFKRDYVTVQGAILVSALLVVVINIIVDLLYAVIDPRIKSGKGA, from the coding sequence ATGATGTTTGTATTAAAGCGTATTTTACTCGCGATCCCCATTCTGTTCTTGGTGTCGATCATGACCTTCTCCTTGATCCATCTCATACCGGGTGATCCTGCCCGGGTCATTCTGGGTCAAGAGGCTACACCGGAGGCGCTAGCCAGTTTAAGGGCGGAGCTTGGCCTAGACAAGCCCATTGTACAGCAGTACTTTACCTGGCTTGGCAATGTGCTTCAAGGAGATTTGGGGACATCGATTACAGATCATGTACCGGTAAGTGAACTCATCGCACAGCGGCTGCCTGCCACGATACAGCTGACGATCGGAAGCTTTATCGTTGCATTGCTGATCGCAGTACCCGCAGGGATTCTTGCCGCAGTTAAACGTAACACGTGGATCGACTATCTCAGTTCCTTTGGAGCGCTTGGCGGCATGAGTATTCCGAGTTTCTGGCTCGCCATGATGCTCATTATTTATTTTACCGTTGAAAATAACTGGCTTCCTTCATCGGGATACGTTCCTTTTTCAGTCGATTGGAAGGCCAATCTATTAGCACTTATTCTTCCTTGTATTGCAACCGGACTTAGAGAATCGGCTGAACTGATGCGGATGCTTCGTTCCTCGCTCGTTGAGGTTGTTAATATGGATTTTGTCCGTACAGCCAAGGCCAAAGGTCTCAATGAATGGGCAACCATATTCAAGCACGTGCTGCGAAATGCCTTGATTCCTGTCGTGACAAGCTCCGGTATTCTTATAGCTGGACTCATCGGCGGTCTTGTCATCACCGAGTCCATCTTCTCGATCCCGGGCTTCGGCCGTCTGATTGTAGAATCTGTGTTTAAACGTGACTATGTAACGGTACAGGGCGCGATTCTCGTATCGGCGCTTCTCGTGGTCGTGATCAACATCATCGTGGATCTGCTCTATGCGGTCATTGATCCTCGTATCAAATCAGGTAAGGGGGCATAG
- a CDS encoding ABC transporter permease, whose translation MKKFKKFFKSGLGVLGTLIILILIVTAVFASSIAPYDPNLQDYNKILQEPSSEHLFGTDDLGRDIFSRVVYGAQISIKAALMSVAIAVCIGVPIGLLTGYYRGFWDEWVVMRIVDSFQAFPFLILALALSAVLGAGFGNAMLAIGIGFAPTFVRITRGQVLSLRNMEYVHAAKSVGAKDGRIIFGHILPNALGPIIIQATLTMASGILAEASLSYLGLGVQPPTPSWGSMLNQAQSLMSVAPYATLYPGLAIFVVVLGFNLLGDGLQQFLNPRARK comes from the coding sequence ATGAAAAAGTTCAAAAAGTTCTTTAAATCCGGACTTGGTGTCCTAGGTACACTCATTATCCTTATTCTTATCGTAACAGCTGTATTTGCGAGCTCCATTGCTCCTTATGATCCCAATTTGCAGGATTATAACAAAATTCTTCAGGAGCCAAGCAGTGAGCATCTGTTCGGTACGGATGATCTGGGCCGGGATATCTTCTCCCGTGTCGTATACGGAGCACAGATTTCTATTAAAGCAGCCTTGATGTCTGTAGCCATTGCCGTCTGCATCGGGGTACCGATTGGACTGCTCACCGGTTATTACCGGGGGTTCTGGGACGAGTGGGTCGTCATGCGGATTGTCGATTCGTTTCAAGCTTTTCCGTTCCTCATTCTGGCCCTTGCACTCTCGGCTGTTCTTGGAGCCGGCTTCGGTAATGCGATGCTTGCGATCGGTATCGGCTTTGCACCTACCTTTGTACGGATTACAAGAGGACAGGTGCTCAGTCTCCGCAACATGGAGTATGTGCATGCAGCCAAATCGGTAGGGGCGAAGGACGGACGCATTATTTTTGGACATATTTTGCCCAATGCACTGGGACCCATCATTATTCAGGCGACCTTGACGATGGCGAGTGGAATTCTGGCTGAAGCTTCTCTGTCTTATCTGGGACTGGGTGTGCAGCCGCCGACGCCATCTTGGGGAAGTATGCTGAATCAGGCACAAAGTCTGATGAGTGTAGCACCTTATGCAACATTGTATCCGGGTCTGGCGATCTTCGTCGTTGTACTTGGATTTAACTTGCTTGGCGATGGATTGCAGCAGTTCCTGAATCCGCGCGCAAGGAAATAG
- a CDS encoding ABC transporter ATP-binding protein → MTTILDVQQLRTRFKTDYGQVAVVDGVDFSIKEGETLGVVGESGCGKSVTSLSIMRLLAGNGASEGQILFKGNNLLDISEKQMQKIRGNDIAMIFQEPMTSLNPLQTVGHQIEEAVLLHRKVSKKEAKERAIEMLKAVGMPRAGEIYGEYPHQLSGGMRQRVMIAMAMSCEPKLIIADEPTTALDVTIQAQILELMQKVKEETNTSIMLITHDLGVVAEMCDRVIVMYAGQVVEEAEKFELFENPKHPYTVGLMNSIPELSEEVEFLETIPGSVPLAHEMPKGCRFAPRCSKVMPICQEQEPSLFKLDGQKCRCWLYAEGDE, encoded by the coding sequence ATGACAACTATATTAGATGTACAACAGCTAAGAACGCGGTTTAAGACTGATTATGGACAAGTCGCGGTCGTTGATGGCGTGGACTTCTCCATAAAAGAAGGAGAAACACTGGGCGTCGTGGGCGAATCCGGCTGCGGCAAGAGCGTGACCAGCTTGTCCATCATGCGGCTTCTGGCAGGAAATGGAGCCTCGGAGGGGCAAATCTTATTCAAAGGAAACAACCTGCTGGATATTTCGGAGAAGCAAATGCAGAAGATCCGGGGCAATGATATCGCGATGATTTTTCAGGAGCCGATGACATCGCTGAATCCCCTTCAAACCGTCGGTCATCAGATCGAGGAAGCCGTCCTGCTGCACCGGAAGGTATCGAAGAAGGAAGCGAAGGAGCGGGCCATCGAAATGCTGAAGGCGGTCGGTATGCCGCGTGCGGGGGAAATTTACGGAGAATATCCGCACCAGCTCTCCGGCGGTATGCGGCAGCGGGTGATGATTGCCATGGCCATGTCTTGTGAGCCGAAGCTGATTATTGCCGATGAACCTACGACGGCGCTGGATGTAACGATTCAGGCACAGATTCTGGAGCTTATGCAGAAAGTGAAGGAAGAGACGAATACATCCATCATGCTGATTACACATGATCTTGGTGTCGTGGCAGAGATGTGTGATCGGGTCATCGTAATGTATGCGGGCCAGGTCGTCGAAGAAGCCGAGAAATTCGAGCTGTTCGAGAATCCGAAGCATCCGTATACGGTCGGTCTGATGAACTCGATTCCTGAGCTGTCAGAAGAAGTAGAGTTCCTGGAGACCATTCCGGGTTCGGTTCCGCTCGCACATGAGATGCCGAAGGGCTGCCGGTTTGCTCCAAGATGCAGCAAGGTGATGCCGATCTGTCAGGAGCAGGAGCCTTCACTGTTCAAGCTGGACGGACAGAAGTGCCGCTGCTGGCTGTATGCGGAAGGGGATGAGTAA
- a CDS encoding ABC transporter ATP-binding protein — MEPILRVKGLKQHFPIHAGAFNKVVGHVRAVDGIDLEVYPGETLGIVGESGCGKSTTGRTIMRLNEPTEGEVIFGGKDLAKLGKEEMRKTRRDIQMVFQDPFASLNPRKTIRKILLESLAVHKIGTAKERNEMVEKIIEIVGLKKEHLDRHPHDFSGGQRQRIGIARALVLNPKLIIADEPVSALDVSIQSQVLNLLKNLKQDFDLTLMFISHDLSVVKHLCDRVAVMYLGRIVEIADKRSLFASPSHPYTQALLSAVPQANPRQKRERILLTGDLPSPANPPSGCTFHPRCRFATEECKTTAPQLRDIGDGHQVSCHYAEQILESLRAKEPQGAVH; from the coding sequence ATGGAACCAATACTACGTGTAAAAGGTCTCAAGCAGCATTTTCCGATTCATGCCGGGGCCTTCAATAAAGTCGTCGGACATGTCCGCGCCGTTGATGGCATTGATCTTGAAGTCTATCCTGGTGAAACCCTTGGCATTGTTGGCGAATCCGGGTGCGGCAAATCAACGACTGGCAGAACGATTATGAGATTGAACGAGCCGACAGAAGGGGAAGTGATCTTCGGCGGCAAGGATCTTGCGAAGCTGGGCAAAGAGGAAATGCGCAAGACAAGACGCGATATCCAGATGGTATTCCAGGACCCGTTCGCCTCGCTCAATCCACGGAAGACGATCCGTAAGATTTTGCTTGAATCCCTGGCGGTTCACAAGATCGGTACAGCGAAGGAACGAAACGAGATGGTGGAGAAGATCATTGAAATCGTCGGCTTGAAAAAGGAGCATCTGGATCGCCATCCGCATGACTTCTCCGGCGGACAGCGCCAGCGGATCGGGATTGCACGTGCACTTGTGCTGAATCCGAAGCTGATCATTGCCGATGAGCCTGTATCGGCTTTGGACGTTTCGATTCAATCCCAGGTATTGAACCTGCTCAAGAATTTGAAACAGGATTTTGACCTTACATTGATGTTTATCTCTCATGATCTGTCTGTCGTCAAGCATTTGTGCGACCGGGTTGCCGTGATGTATCTTGGCCGGATTGTAGAGATTGCGGATAAGCGGAGCTTGTTTGCGAGTCCGAGCCATCCGTATACTCAGGCACTCTTGTCTGCGGTACCGCAGGCGAATCCAAGGCAGAAGAGAGAACGTATCCTGCTGACAGGCGACTTGCCGAGTCCGGCAAATCCGCCGTCCGGCTGTACGTTCCATCCGCGCTGCCGTTTTGCTACAGAAGAATGCAAGACGACAGCTCCGCAGCTAAGAGATATTGGCGACGGGCATCAGGTGTCCTGTCATTATGCAGAGCAAATACTCGAGAGCCTGCGGGCCAAGGAGCCTCAAGGTGCTGTGCACTAG